The Campylobacter lari genome window below encodes:
- the nuoI gene encoding NADH-quinone oxidoreductase subunit NuoI produces the protein MKKGYFKVDFERKNPQNTYEKFIQVIKRSLNTELFVGLFVVLREMFKKNNSATIKYPMEKVALDDRYRAVHRLMRFIESENECCIGCGLCEKICISNCIRMETSLSEDGRKKVENYSINLGRCIYCGFCADVCPELAIVHGKEYENAAEQRSYFGQKEDFLTPIDELKNQVVFEGSGSLRKDADDLVKKTPNYYEIDLQRQQDAPKEENV, from the coding sequence ATGAAAAAAGGTTATTTTAAAGTAGATTTTGAGCGTAAAAATCCTCAAAATACTTATGAAAAATTCATACAAGTAATCAAGCGTTCTTTAAATACAGAGCTTTTTGTAGGTTTATTTGTCGTATTAAGAGAAATGTTTAAAAAAAACAATAGCGCAACGATTAAATATCCTATGGAAAAAGTTGCTTTAGATGATAGATATCGTGCAGTTCATCGTTTGATGCGTTTTATTGAAAGTGAAAATGAATGTTGTATTGGTTGTGGCTTGTGTGAAAAAATTTGCATTAGTAATTGTATAAGAATGGAAACGAGTTTAAGCGAAGATGGACGCAAAAAGGTCGAAAATTATAGTATTAATTTAGGGCGTTGTATTTATTGTGGATTTTGCGCTGATGTTTGTCCTGAACTTGCCATTGTGCATGGTAAAGAATATGAAAATGCCGCAGAGCAAAGATCTTATTTTGGTCAAAAGGAAGATTTTTTAACTCCTATCGATGAGCTTAAAAATCAAGTAGTGTTTGAGGGAAGTGGTAGTTTAAGAAAAGATGCTGATGATTTAGTAAAGAAAACTCCAAATTATTATGAGATAGATTTGCAAAGACAGCAAGATGCTCCAAAGGAAGAAAATGTTTGA
- the nuoK gene encoding NADH-quinone oxidoreductase subunit NuoK codes for MLEKYYIVAILMFIIGLIGIIKRQNLIMLFISSEILLNAANLALVTAGASHKDIEGQIFALFVMGVAACEVAVGIALCVLWYRKTGTLELSSLAEKGEIKCKI; via the coding sequence ATGTTAGAAAAATACTACATTGTGGCTATTTTGATGTTTATCATTGGTCTAATAGGTATCATAAAACGCCAAAATTTAATTATGCTTTTTATTTCAAGTGAAATTTTATTAAATGCTGCTAATTTGGCTTTAGTTACAGCAGGAGCTTCTCATAAAGACATAGAAGGTCAAATTTTTGCTTTATTTGTAATGGGAGTTGCAGCTTGTGAAGTAGCTGTTGGGATAGCGCTTTGTGTTTTATGGTATAGAAAAACAGGAACACTAGAGCTTAGCTCTTTGGCTGAAAAAGGAGAGATAAAATGCAAAATTTAG
- the nuoH gene encoding NADH-quinone oxidoreductase subunit NuoH: MSDITFFIVETIIKCVLVIAIFATLAGLATYLERKALALFHRRLGPDMVGPFGLLQVVADMIKLFTKEDIVPTYAQKVVFLIAPLIAAICAFVAIAAIPIFPEFTLFGRVIRPIIADINVALLFVVGMGGVSFYAIFLGGLASNNKWSLLGGARGLVSIISYESVAGLSLVCVVMLVGSLSLVDINNYQSDGILSWLIFKQPLAFILFVIAIFIETNRTPLCLSENETELVSGYGTEYSGLRWGMFFIGEYTAMITGAIMISLLFLGGFNDFWIIPGAIMMLLKVSFVFFWYFWARGAFPQLRPDQVMRMCYLILIPLAVLNLLISALVLVI; the protein is encoded by the coding sequence ATGAGTGATATTACTTTTTTTATTGTAGAAACAATTATAAAATGTGTGCTTGTTATAGCTATTTTTGCTACTTTAGCAGGCTTGGCAACTTATCTTGAAAGAAAGGCTTTGGCTTTATTTCATCGTCGTTTAGGGCCTGATATGGTAGGTCCTTTTGGATTGCTTCAGGTAGTTGCTGATATGATTAAACTTTTTACTAAAGAGGATATAGTGCCAACTTATGCTCAAAAAGTGGTATTTTTAATTGCTCCATTGATTGCAGCAATTTGTGCTTTTGTAGCAATTGCAGCTATACCTATTTTTCCTGAATTTACTTTATTTGGTAGAGTGATTCGTCCTATTATCGCTGATATTAATGTAGCCTTGCTTTTTGTTGTAGGTATGGGTGGAGTTAGTTTTTATGCGATTTTTTTAGGAGGTTTAGCAAGTAATAATAAATGGTCGCTGCTAGGCGGGGCAAGAGGGCTTGTTTCTATTATCTCTTATGAGAGCGTTGCAGGGCTTTCTTTGGTGTGTGTTGTAATGCTTGTTGGATCTTTGTCTTTAGTAGATATTAATAACTATCAAAGTGATGGCATACTTTCTTGGCTTATTTTTAAACAACCTTTAGCTTTTATTTTATTTGTGATAGCTATTTTTATAGAAACTAATAGAACTCCACTTTGTTTAAGTGAAAACGAAACCGAACTTGTTTCAGGTTATGGCACTGAATATAGCGGACTTAGATGGGGTATGTTTTTTATCGGAGAATATACAGCCATGATTACCGGAGCGATTATGATATCGCTTTTATTTTTGGGTGGATTTAATGATTTTTGGATTATACCAGGGGCTATTATGATGCTTTTGAAAGTGTCTTTTGTGTTCTTTTGGTATTTTTGGGCTAGAGGTGCTTTTCCGCAACTGCGTCCTGATCAAGTAATGAGAATGTGTTATTTGATTTTAATACCTTTAGCGGTTTTAAATTTATTAATTAGTGCTTTAGTACTTGTGATATAG
- a CDS encoding NADH-quinone oxidoreductase subunit G → MKVIINGIECEANEGEYILNVARKNDIFIPAICYLNGCSPTLACRMCMVEADGKKVYSCNTKVKEGMVVESDLSNLWDERNAIMQAYCINHPLQCGVCDKSGECELQNFTHKARVNVQNYWIKDTHKEHKKWGEINYDPALCIVCERCITVCKDKIGESALKTTPRGASAPDASFKESMSKDALAIWTKFQKSLIAPSGGDMLDCSFCGECTSVCPTGALVGSAFQYTSNAWELKKIPASNPHSSDCELMYYDIKQTSINNQKEKIYRVSNDFAFATLNKAARYGFNTQNEVQGKDEKAFEKLVNMIKNNEIKNILFNSFITNEEALILQNLSKKFNLNLINHEAKKFQDFLACFYQNANAIYNANTDDITQSDFLIIVGSFLRYDAPTLGYKVNNALVMNKGAGLYFHPIKDKGVDKYSKNFLQINHDIKDNESILLFILQKFAKELSQDFKNTLENAYYQDTKEIEETINEEVTEKIEKQNENGETIIEEVKKLVPKKIKKSIEVQRSNYAKNLGIDEDILETLLAKKQKFTLIIGSDFYYDEQSAKLAKLCALVQKYTEFKVFLNPTCTNTLGVSLICDLSQDFQAGKTLGYNEKGDFTFSYDGHFDLASSSLNQQEGSFVNYDKRLVPTNAALEFKGYFLNDLANALGFDEEFTINYTKFLPQNKGFRVIDFDELENHYDNGGVNHRGYELDFSHFEFEKTLSIQEVKEQNEGNLTLYHANSIHQFSKLSNRAFNEVGALFLSSDLMQKFDLNQDDSVILKNEKTQIAISVKCDESLENGAYLGDYDSKIDYKSLFDNTRYVKVWLEKAGAKI, encoded by the coding sequence ATGAAAGTTATCATTAATGGTATAGAATGTGAGGCAAATGAGGGTGAGTATATCTTAAATGTCGCAAGAAAAAATGATATTTTCATTCCTGCAATTTGTTATTTAAATGGTTGTTCTCCAACACTTGCTTGTCGTATGTGTATGGTAGAAGCTGATGGTAAAAAGGTTTATTCTTGCAATACTAAAGTTAAAGAAGGTATGGTAGTAGAGAGTGATTTATCAAATTTATGGGATGAGCGTAATGCTATCATGCAAGCATATTGCATCAACCACCCTTTACAATGTGGGGTATGTGATAAATCCGGTGAGTGTGAGCTTCAAAACTTTACACACAAAGCAAGAGTAAATGTGCAAAATTATTGGATTAAAGATACCCATAAAGAGCATAAAAAATGGGGCGAGATTAATTATGATCCAGCTTTATGTATCGTGTGTGAAAGATGTATTACAGTTTGTAAAGATAAAATAGGAGAAAGCGCTTTAAAAACTACTCCAAGAGGAGCAAGCGCGCCCGATGCAAGCTTTAAAGAAAGTATGAGTAAAGATGCGCTAGCTATTTGGACTAAATTTCAAAAGAGTTTAATTGCGCCAAGTGGTGGCGATATGCTTGATTGTTCTTTTTGTGGAGAATGTACAAGTGTATGTCCAACGGGAGCTTTGGTGGGTTCGGCTTTTCAATATACATCTAATGCTTGGGAGTTAAAGAAAATTCCAGCTAGTAATCCGCATTCAAGTGATTGTGAGTTGATGTATTATGATATTAAACAAACTAGTATTAATAATCAAAAAGAAAAAATTTATAGAGTGAGTAATGATTTTGCTTTTGCTACGCTAAATAAAGCTGCAAGATATGGTTTTAATACCCAAAATGAAGTTCAAGGTAAAGACGAAAAAGCTTTTGAAAAACTAGTAAATATGATAAAAAATAATGAAATAAAAAATATTTTATTTAATAGTTTTATTACTAACGAAGAAGCTTTAATCTTGCAAAATTTAAGTAAAAAATTTAATCTTAATCTTATAAATCATGAAGCTAAAAAATTCCAAGATTTCCTAGCTTGTTTTTATCAAAATGCAAATGCAATATATAATGCAAATACAGACGATATCACTCAAAGTGATTTTTTAATCATCGTAGGTTCGTTTTTACGCTATGATGCGCCAACGCTAGGATATAAAGTTAATAACGCTTTGGTAATGAATAAAGGTGCAGGGCTATATTTTCACCCTATAAAAGATAAAGGCGTGGATAAATATTCTAAAAATTTCTTGCAGATTAATCATGATATTAAAGATAATGAAAGTATTTTATTATTTATCTTGCAAAAATTTGCCAAAGAGCTTTCGCAGGATTTTAAAAACACATTAGAAAATGCATATTATCAAGATACAAAAGAAATAGAAGAAACTATTAATGAAGAAGTTACTGAAAAGATAGAAAAGCAAAATGAAAATGGCGAAACTATTATAGAAGAAGTTAAAAAACTTGTGCCTAAAAAAATTAAAAAAAGCATAGAGGTGCAAAGATCAAATTATGCGAAAAATCTTGGCATAGATGAGGATATTTTAGAAACTTTACTCGCAAAAAAGCAAAAATTTACACTTATTATAGGAAGTGATTTTTACTATGATGAGCAAAGTGCCAAGCTAGCAAAACTTTGTGCTTTGGTGCAAAAATATACTGAATTTAAAGTCTTTTTAAATCCAACTTGCACTAATACCTTAGGTGTGAGTTTAATTTGTGATTTAAGTCAAGATTTTCAAGCAGGAAAAACATTAGGTTATAACGAAAAAGGCGATTTTACTTTTTCTTATGATGGGCATTTTGATCTTGCAAGTTCTAGTTTAAATCAACAAGAAGGTAGCTTTGTAAATTATGATAAAAGATTAGTTCCTACAAATGCGGCTTTAGAATTTAAAGGTTATTTTTTAAATGATTTGGCAAATGCCTTAGGTTTTGATGAAGAATTTACGATCAACTATACTAAATTTTTACCACAAAATAAAGGCTTTAGGGTAATTGACTTTGATGAGTTAGAAAATCATTATGATAATGGTGGGGTAAATCATAGAGGTTATGAGCTTGATTTTTCCCATTTTGAGTTTGAAAAAACATTAAGCATTCAAGAAGTTAAAGAGCAAAATGAAGGAAATTTAACTTTATATCATGCAAATAGCATTCATCAGTTTTCAAAGCTTAGTAATAGAGCTTTTAATGAGGTTGGAGCTTTATTTTTATCGTCTGATTTAATGCAAAAATTTGATTTAAACCAAGATGATAGTGTTATTTTAAAAAATGAAAAAACTCAAATTGCTATAAGTGTAAAATGTGATGAATCTTTAGAAAATGGTGCGTATTTAGGGGATTATGATAGTAAGATTGATTATAAATCTTTATTTGATAATACTCGATATGTAAAAGTTTGGCTTGAAAAAGCAGGAGCTAAAATATGA
- a CDS encoding NADH-quinone oxidoreductase subunit J, with protein sequence MFETIAFCLLSVLVLGFFLISVLSTSVLYAISSLAAAMVFLSGFYFLLNAEFIGAIQIIVYSGAILGLYSFAMMFFDASIKVKESLKGKRIFIFAVIFSAVLLVSIIMGYEFGLNETSEVYSLDSTQQIGFALFTKYMLAFEFMAILLLIALICAIALTQKNIKKDEQ encoded by the coding sequence ATGTTTGAAACGATAGCTTTTTGTTTATTAAGTGTTTTGGTGTTGGGATTTTTTTTAATTAGTGTTTTAAGCACTAGCGTGCTTTATGCTATCAGTTCTTTGGCTGCGGCTATGGTTTTTTTAAGTGGATTTTATTTTTTACTTAATGCTGAATTTATTGGAGCAATTCAAATAATTGTTTACAGTGGAGCTATTTTAGGTCTTTATAGTTTTGCTATGATGTTTTTTGATGCTTCTATAAAAGTAAAAGAAAGTTTAAAAGGTAAAAGAATCTTCATTTTTGCCGTGATTTTTAGTGCTGTTTTATTAGTTAGTATTATTATGGGATATGAGTTTGGTTTAAATGAAACTAGTGAAGTTTATAGTCTTGATTCTACTCAGCAAATAGGCTTTGCTCTATTTACAAAATATATGCTTGCTTTTGAATTTATGGCAATTTTACTTTTAATAGCTTTAATTTGTGCTATAGCACTTACTCAAAAAAATATAAAAAAGGACGAACAATGA
- the nuoD gene encoding NADH dehydrogenase (quinone) subunit D, whose protein sequence is MQISTKLKPYYENISFEREDGTMIVNLGPQHPSAHGNLRLILELDGEEITKAAPCIGYMHRGMEKMAENMIYQEFIPTTDRMDYIAASANNYAYVAAVEKLCGLEIPRRASVIRMILLELNRIASHLLWLATHALDIGAMTVFLYCFREREYVLDLIEKYCGARLTHSSMRIGGVMLDLPEGFLDELLVFCNKFPNDIKDYEALLDDNRIWRARTENVGVVSKEQALSWGCSGVMLRGSGIAYDVRKEEPYLLYDEVDFGVPVAKMGDSYARYKVYMQEFRESLKILVQCAKLYQDTPPEILCNHPEYVSASKEQIMTQNYSLMQHFVLVTQGLKPPKGEVYVPTESPKGELGFFIHSDGSGRPYRLRARTPSFFHCAFLEEMLVGSYLADAVAILGSINIVLGEIDR, encoded by the coding sequence ATGCAAATTTCTACTAAATTAAAACCTTATTATGAAAATATAAGCTTTGAGCGTGAAGATGGCACCATGATAGTAAATCTTGGCCCTCAACATCCAAGTGCTCATGGAAATTTACGCCTTATTTTAGAGCTTGATGGAGAAGAAATCACCAAGGCTGCTCCTTGTATAGGTTATATGCATCGTGGTATGGAAAAAATGGCTGAAAATATGATCTATCAAGAGTTTATCCCAACTACTGATAGAATGGATTATATCGCAGCTAGTGCAAATAATTATGCCTATGTAGCTGCTGTGGAAAAACTTTGTGGTTTGGAAATTCCACGCAGAGCAAGTGTGATAAGGATGATTTTACTTGAGTTAAACCGTATTGCTTCGCATTTGTTATGGCTTGCTACACATGCGCTTGATATTGGTGCGATGACAGTATTTTTATACTGCTTTAGAGAGCGTGAGTATGTACTTGATCTAATAGAAAAATATTGCGGGGCAAGACTTACGCATTCATCTATGAGAATAGGCGGGGTAATGCTTGATTTACCTGAAGGTTTTTTAGATGAACTTTTGGTATTTTGTAATAAATTTCCAAATGATATAAAAGATTATGAAGCTTTGCTTGATGATAATAGAATTTGGCGCGCAAGAACTGAAAATGTAGGAGTTGTAAGCAAAGAACAAGCGCTAAGTTGGGGTTGTAGTGGGGTTATGCTAAGAGGAAGTGGTATTGCTTATGATGTTAGAAAAGAAGAGCCTTATTTGCTTTATGATGAGGTAGATTTTGGCGTGCCTGTGGCCAAAATGGGTGATTCTTATGCAAGATATAAGGTTTATATGCAAGAATTTAGAGAAAGTTTAAAAATTTTAGTTCAATGTGCTAAGCTTTATCAAGATACTCCGCCTGAAATTTTATGCAATCATCCTGAGTATGTAAGTGCTTCAAAAGAGCAAATCATGACGCAAAATTATTCTCTTATGCAACATTTTGTCCTAGTAACCCAAGGTCTAAAACCACCAAAAGGAGAGGTGTATGTGCCAACTGAAAGTCCAAAAGGCGAACTTGGATTTTTTATCCACTCAGATGGTAGCGGCAGGCCATATAGATTAAGAGCTAGAACCCCAAGCTTTTTTCATTGTGCATTTTTAGAAGAAATGCTTGTTGGATCATATTTGGCTGATGCAGTGGCAATTTTAGGAAGTATTAATATAGTTTTAGGCGAGATAGACCGATGA
- a CDS encoding NADH-ubiquinone oxidoreductase subunit E family protein: MRRVDLRKSQDLFKDLEQIIQNSYMGEVLVVLFEIGDFSNVEKSFAFIKEQNCELLNSLKFNQVDWTIVFKKVGQ; encoded by the coding sequence ATGAGACGCGTGGATTTAAGAAAAAGTCAAGATTTGTTTAAGGATTTAGAACAAATCATTCAAAATTCTTACATGGGTGAAGTTTTAGTAGTTTTATTTGAAATAGGAGATTTTTCTAATGTAGAAAAAAGTTTTGCTTTCATAAAAGAGCAAAATTGTGAACTTTTAAATTCTTTAAAATTTAATCAAGTAGATTGGACTATAGTTTTTAAAAAGGTAGGACAATGA